A window from Engraulis encrasicolus isolate BLACKSEA-1 chromosome 11, IST_EnEncr_1.0, whole genome shotgun sequence encodes these proteins:
- the crybb3 gene encoding beta-crystallin B3 produces MSEQQGAPEQLAAGKSQGGAGATYKVALFEFENFRGKKVEFSAECKDVCEKTLEKVGSAIVESGPWVAFERKAFAGEQYILEKGEYPVWSSWSNNQSNNLLLSLRPLRVDGADHKLHLFENVGFTGRKMEIMDDDVPSLWAHGFQDRVASIKSLNGTWVGYTYPGYRGRQYVFEHGEYKHWNDWGAALPLLQSVRRVRDMQWHKQGCFTPSDPAPTPNPNPTPHPTPHPNPSPTPAPAPAPAPAPPPPAPPAAAGTS; encoded by the exons ATGTCAGAGCAGCAAGGCGCACCAGAACAGCTGGCTGCTGGGAAGAGCCAGGGTGGAGCCGGAGCCACATATAAG GTGGCACTGTTTGAGTTTGAGAACTTCAGAGGCAAGAAGGTAGAGTTCTCCGCGGAGTGCAAGGATGTCTGTGAGAAGACTCTGGAGAAAGTGGGCTCTGCCATCGTAGAATCTGGACC ctGGGTGGCGTTTGAGCGCAAGGCCTTTGCCGGGGAGCAGTACATCCTGGAGAAGGGCGAGTACCCCGTCTGGAGCTCCTGGAGCAACAACCAGAGCAACAACCTGCTGCTGTCCCTCAGACCTCTCCGCGTG GATGGTGCCGACCACAAGCTCCACCTATTTGAGAACGTGGGCTTCACCGGGAGGAAGATGGAGATCATGGATGATGATGTACCCAGCCTCTGGGCTCACGGCTTCCAGGATCGCGTGGCCAGCATCAAAAGTCTAAACGGAAC GTGGGTGGGCTACACATACCCAGGCTACAGGGGGCGCCAGTACGTGTTTGAGCACGGCGAGTACAAGCACTGGAACGACTGGGGCGCGGCCCTGCCACTGCTCCAGTCCGTCCGGCGCGTGCGTGACATGCAGTGGCACAAGCAGGGCTGCTTCACCCCCTCGGACCCAGCCCCCACACCCAACccaaaccccaccccccaccccaccccccaccccaaccccagcccTACTCCTGCCCccgcccctgcccctgctcccGCCCCTCCTCCCCCTGCCCCTCCCGCCGCCGCTGGCACCAGCTGA